In one Populus nigra chromosome 12, ddPopNigr1.1, whole genome shotgun sequence genomic region, the following are encoded:
- the LOC133669197 gene encoding arabinogalactan protein 13-like, producing the protein MEALKMRVFLAIVVVLMAVSAVQNVAAADAPAPGPTSDATTFVPAVLASLVALAFGQLLF; encoded by the coding sequence ATGGAGGCATTGAAGATGAGAGTATTTTTGGCTATCGTGGTTGTGCTCATGGCTGTTTCAGCCGTCCAAAATGTAGCAGCAGCGGATGCCCCAGCACCTGGCCCTACCTCCGATGCCACCACTTTTGTGCCGGCTGTTCTTGCTTCTCTCGTTGCTCTTGCATTTGGGCAGCTCCTTTTCTAA